Genomic window (Desulforapulum autotrophicum HRM2):
AGGCCTATGAATCCCTGGGGCCACTCCTAGACAACCTTTACGTCATGGATCTTCCCCAGGTAAAATCCGACCAGGGCCGCACCCTTCTCCGGTCGGAATATGAAAGATTCAAGGTTGCCGTCCAGGACCTGACTTCGGTCACCATCACCCATGAATCTCTAAAAAAGGCAATCCAGACGGTCAATGCCAAACGAATGGCCCTCCACCGCCTGGCCCGGCTCAGAAAGGCGGATCCCGTTCCCATTTCCGGACTTGACGCACTTCTGGCAAACCAGGTCTCGTTTTATGACAACCCGGCAAGGTTCACTGAATCCCTCAATAAAATCTGTGACGAGCTGGAAAAAAGAATCGCAGCCAACCAGGGTGTGTCTCCGAAAAAGAACCCCAGGATTCTCATGGCAGGATGCCCCATGGCCGTGCCCAACTGGAAACTGCCCTGGATTGTTGAGACCTCGGGTGCCGTAATCGTGGGAGAAGAGTCCTGCGTGGGTGAACGCGGTATTCGAAATCTCACGGACGATACCGGCACCACCGTGGATGAACTCATGGACGCTATCACGGATCGCTACTTCAAGGTGGATTGTGCCATTTTCACCCCCAACAGCGACCGGCTGAACCATATCGAGGAGATGGCAAAGGATTACCAGGCGGACGGCGTCATCCACTATGGGCTCCAGTTCTGTCAACCCTATACCATGGAGGCGATCCCCGTTGAAAATGCCCTTGATACAAAGGGTATTCCCAGCCTGCGAATTGAGACCGACTATGGAATGGAGGATGCCGGGCAGTTAAAAACACGGATAGAGGCATTCATCGAGATGCTCAAGTAGGGTAGAACAGGGAGAGGCAGTCTCCACCTGATTCACGGTGATTTTACGGTTCTGGAAAATTTTTACCAGGGATACCCGGTTCAAGGGAAGTCCACCCACCGCCAAGGGCCTTGTACAGACTGATGAGATCAGATGCCACGGCCCCTTGGCTCTGTGCCAGCTGATCCTGAAGGGACAAGAGCGCCCGCTGCCCATTGAGCACATTTTGAAAATCAGTCAGACCGGACCGGTATTGATCTTGAGCAATTTCAACGGCACGCTGGGCCGCCCCTGAAGCCGCCGTCAAAGACCGTTGCCGGGTCTGCTCCTCGGCGTAACCGGTCAGGGTATCTTCCACCTCGGCCAGTGCTTTGAGCACTGAGGCCTCATAGCGGAGCAAGGCCTGTTCCTGGATGGCGTTCTGCACCTCGATGTTCTGGCGTATCCGCCCGGCATCAAAGAGGTTCCATTGAAATGACGGGCCCAGACCAAACGTGCCGCTCTCCCTTTCAAACAAGTTGGCCAGGGATAAGGCTTCCAGACCAATGGAACCTGCCAGGGTAAATCTGGGGTAGAGCCGGGCTGTGGCAACTCCGACCACGGCGGTCTGGGCGGCAAGTTCCCGCTCGGCCTTGCGGATGTCCGGTCTTCTTCGCAACGCATCCGCCGGCACCCCCACAGCAACCGTTGGGGGAGGCGTGGGAATGGCTTTTCGTTCAGCCAGTTCATCTTTCAATGAACCGGGATTCTGGCCCACCAGCACGGCCAGCCGGTTTTTGGCCTGTTCAAGCCCTGCATGCAACAGCGGTATCTGTGACCGGGTCTCTTCAAGATTGTACCGGGCCTGTTCCAGGTCAAGGTTACTGGTCATCCCGGTCTGGCTGCGCGTAGCGACCATGCCGTAGGTCTGCTCCTGGGCCCTTTGATTGGCCTCAGCCAGGGACAGCCGGGTCTGGAACGATCGTACTTCCACATAGTTCAGGGCAACTTCGGCCAGCAGGCTCACCATAACATCGTGCAGACCCTCCTGACTGGCCTCAAATGAGGCTTCTGCGACCTCGACGGAGCGTCGGACACCGCCAAACAGATCAAGCTCCCACCCGGCATCAAAACCTGCATCGTACAAGTCGTTTGCCGTGCCAAGGTCTGTTTCACTGCTGGTGTGGACCCTGGCGGCAGCACCTGAAACGTTCATGGTTGGAAAAACATCGGCCCTGGCAATCCCCCGCCGGGCCCGTGCCTCACGAACTCTTGCCCGCCCAAGGCCCAGGTCAAGATTGCCGGCAACGGCGCGTTCAATCAATTTCGTTAATGCCGGGTCATTAAAGGTTGACCACCAGCCGGCCAGGGTCCGGGCATCGGGAGGTGCTGCTGTCAGCCCTTTAGGCAACGCCGTGTTCCACCCCTTAGGAGCCCCGGGATCAGGAACCATATAATCCGGGCCAACAACCGCACACCCGGCGAGCAGGAATCCAAGCAGGAGTCCAGAGAGGTTCAAACACGGAAAAAACGGATTTATATGCCCCATGCGGGACCGGGGAAGCCACTGTCTTGTTCTTGTCATTTTAATCATCCCTCTTGTTTTCCATCATGCAAAATTTATGAAAAATCCCCAGGCAGGGTTCTGTTTCGGCGCATTAGGCCGTTACGTTGATGCTCCTGCGAAACAAGATCAGGGCCGCCATGAAAAACACACTGCCAATGGCGATGATTGCCAGAAAGCTTGGCCAGACCAGATCAAACCCCGCACCACGGTAGAGGATCGCCTGGGCAAAACTGACAAAATGGGTGGTCGGCGCCAACGCCATGATGGCCTGGACCACTTTCGGCATACTGTCATGGGGGGTAATACCACCGGAAAGCATCTGCAGGGGCAGAATGACCAGAATCATGAGCAGGCCGAGCTGGGGCATGGAACGGGAGACTGTGCCCATGAAAATACCCATGGCCGCTGCTGAAAACAGATGCAGCATGGCACCGAACAAAAAGAGCCCCACGGAACCGGCCACAGGCACACCCAGCACACCCTGCACCATGAAATGCAGGGACAATGCCGCAGCCGTTAAAACAACCAACCCCATGGCCCATATTTTAGCCATCATTATCTCAAACGGCGTAAGCGGCATCACCAGAAGATGTTCCAGGGTACCGTGTTCCCTCTCCCGGATGACCGCAGCACCGGTGAGGATAATGGACAGCAGGGTGATGTTGTTGATGACCTCCATGACGCTGCCGAACCAGGCGCTGTTCCGGTTGGGATTGAACTTGGTGCGGACAACAAGCCCGATGGGCAGTAGGGATTCGCCACGAAAACCCTGCACAAATTCGTTGATCTCACCACTGGTGATGTTCTGAATATAGCTGGAACCGATAAAGGCCTGGCTGACCATGGTTGCATCCACGTTAACCTGAATTGCCGGCTGTCGATCCGCCAGCAGGTCCCGCTCAAAATCGGGTGGTATATCAACGACAAAGGTATATTTCCCTCCATCCATACCCGGATCAATCCCATCACGGTCAATGGATTCAGATGTTTTAAAGTAAGGTCCGTAAAAGGCATTGATAATGCGCCGTGAAAGCTGGGACTGATCTTCATCGACAACAGCAATGGGGGCGTTGTGCAATTCCATGGAAGCGGTCGTTGCAATACTGTAAATTCCCCCCGAAAAAGTCCAGATGATCAAAACAATCAACACTGGATCCCTTAAAAGGATACGCAGCTCCTTAACACCCAGACGGTAGATATTGGCAAATTTGTTCATGATCATTTTTCCTGCTTTTTCAAAAAAATCAGGCTCAGGGTCGTTAATACCGGAATAAAAGCGGCAAGGGCGATAAAATATCGGGAAAGCTCACTGAACCCCAGCGCTTTAGTGAAGACGCCCCGGCTGATAATCAAAAAATAAGTGGTTGGAAAAAATTTCCCCATCACCGCTCCAACGCCTTCCATGGACGACACAGGATGGGTCATGCCTGAAAAATTAACCGCAGCCAGCAGCGTGACAATGGCCGTGACGGCTAGGGCGGCAATCTGGGTATTGGTAAAGGCCGACATCAGCAGACCCAGGCCCGTGGTGGCCGTCACATAAAAAACCGCACCCAGGGTCAATGCCATGAAGCTGCCTTTAAGGGGCACCCCGAATACAAAAATTGCCAGCAGCACCAACCCGAAGAAACTGATCATACTGACGCCGATATAAGGCAGCTGTTTGCCAATGAGAAACTCCAACCGGGTGACCGGCGTCGCATAAAGGTTGGTTATGGAGCCCAGCTCTTTTTCCCTTACCACACCAAGGGCCATGAGAATTGCCGGAATGAAAATCAACAACAGCGGAATTACCGCCGGCACCATGGCGTAAATACTCTTGAAATCCTGATTATAGCGATAACGTATTTCAATATCGGCCATGGTGGTCCGGGGCACCCGGCCGATGCTGCGGATGGCAAGTTCTGATAAATAGGCATAGTGCATGCCCTGGAGATAGCCGGCAATGGTTTCTGCCCGGAACGGCATGGCACCATCAATCCATGCGCCCACTTCCGGAACGCGACCCCTTTTAAGGTCTTTACCGAAACCTGCCGGAATCTCCATGGCCAGGCTCAGTTCACTGCTGCGCATGCGCTGTTCAAGTTCAGCCTGGCCTGCAATGGATGGGCGCTCAACAAAATACCGGGAGCCGGAAATGTTCTGGATATAATCAAAGCTCTCTGGCGTCTGGTCATAGTCCAGCACAGCAAACGAGATATTTTCCACATCCATGGTGATGCCATACCCCATGATAAACATCAGAATAACCGTTCCCATGAGGGCAAAGGTGAGCCGGATGGGATCGCGCCTGATTTCCAGGGTCTCCCGATGGGCATAGCCGAACAGACGCAATGGGCTGAACCCACTGCCGGGCCGGGGCCTGGAATCAAATAATACACTCTCTTCCGTGGGGGGCTCTAGCGTGCTTATTTTTTTGTCGGCCGTTTCCAGATAGTCAATAAAGGCATCCTGCAGGGTATCTTTGCCACGCGCACGAATCAACGCCGCAGGCGTGTCCGAGGCAAGTACCTTTCCTGCATGCATCAGGGAAATTCGGTCGCAGCGCTCAGCCTCATTCATGAAATGGGTGGAGACAAAGATGGTGACCTTATCCCTGCGGGAAAGTTCAATCAAAAGTTCCCAGAACTGATCCCGGGCCACGGGATCCACCCCGGAGGTGGGTTCATCCAGAATCAGCATTTCCGGGCCATGGATTACCGCCACGGCCAGAGAGAGACGCTGGCGGATACCCAGGGGCAGGCTGCTGGATAGGGCGTTCTCATAATCGACAAGGTGAAACCGCTGGATCACCTCCTGGATCCGTCCTGGAATCCTTTCCGCCGGCAGGTGAAACAACCGGGCATGGAGTTCCAGGTTCTGGTAAACCGTGAGTTCAGTGTAGAGGGAAAACCCCTGGGACATGAATCCCACCCGTTTACGGATTGAAAGGTCATTTGCATCCACAGTGGAGTTAAACAGCATGGCCCTGCCTTCTGAGGCAGGCAACAGACCGGTAAGCATCTTCATGGTGGTGGTCTTGCCGCAGCCGTTGGAGCCGAGAAAGCCAAAAATTTCGCCCTGGGCGATCTCAAAATTCACATGATCCACGGCTGTGAAATCGCCAAAAACCCGGGTCAGACCCTCGGCCTTGATTGCCGGCGGACCACCATCAAGACTGATGCGCGGTGGCACCACCAGCTGTTTATGGCCCCTGCGTTTTTCTTCGGGCAGCAGACGAATAAATGCCGCGTCCAGATCCCTTGTGCCGGTTTGTTCCATCAGCTGGCCAGGACTGCCCGTGGCAAAGATTCTACCCGCATCCATGGCTGCCAGCCAGTCAAACCCCTCGGCTTCTTCCATATAGGCGGTGGACACAATCACACCCATGCCCCTGCGACGTGAACGGATGGTATCGATCAGCTGCCAGAACTGTCGGCGGGACAAGGGATCGACACCCGTGGTCGGTTCATCCAGGATCAACAGGTCCGGGTCATGGATCAAGGCACAGCACAGGCCTAATTTCTGTTTCATTCCCCCGGAAAGCTTACCGGCAGGACGGTCCCTGAAGGGTTGTAAACCTGTAGCTGCAAGCAGTTCGTCCGTGCGTTTTTTTCGCTCGGCTCGATTCCGGCCGAACAAACGCCCGAAAAATACCAGATTCTCTATCACGGACAAGGTCATGTACAGGTTACGCCCGAGGCCCTGGGGCATGTAGGCAATACTCGGGCACACCCGGGCACGGTGATGCCTGTCGCCCATGTCACCCCCCAGGACAGAGATCCTGCCCTGCTGAATTTTCCGAACCCCGGAAATCAAAGCCAGCAGGCTGGACTTACCCACCCCGTCGGGACCGATCAGTCCAGCCATGCAACCTGCAGGAATGTTAAGATCAACACCATCCAGGGCCACGGTTTTGCCATAATAATGGCTGACATTGTCAATATTGGCAACACAAGCTGGGTTGTCTGCCCTGGGGATCATGGCAAAGACCTGCGCTGAACATCCTCGGGCCATTGGGCCTGGGGATCAAGGCGTACATAGGCTACACCCGGTACCCCTGTTTTCACCTTTTCCAAATGCCCCATCAGTAATTCAGGGGCAATTTTAACCTTAATGCGGAACATCAATTTTTCCCGTTCCGTTCTGGTTTCAACGGCCTTAGGGGTAAACTGGGCATTGGGGGCAACAAACGAGACCCTGGCCGGCACCGCAATATCCGGCAAGGCATCAAACACAAGCCGGGCCTCGGCCCCGATGTCCACCCTGCCGGCCTGGGCCGTTGGCAAAAAAATTGACATATACACATCGGTCAGATCAAGCACAGTCAAAACTTTTCCGCCAGCCCCCAGGACTTCTCCGGGCTCAGCCAGTCGATAGAGGACCCTCCCCTGAATGGGGGTTTTAAGGATACTATCCTTGAGAGTTGCCTCGATCTCTTCGGTTTTTGCAATAGAAATATTGATCATGGCTTCTGACTCAAGCACCTGGGCCCGGGCTTCAGCAAGAAGGGCTGCTGCTGTTTCCATTGTTGCACGGTCATGGTCAAGCTGTCTGGCTGAAATGGCATATTTATTTGACTCATAGGTGGCCTGGGAACGTTGATAATCCTTTTTTGCGACAGCCAGTTCACTGGTTCGCTGCTGGACAAGGGCCTGGGCAAACCTTCGCCCATGACGCACCTGTTCGACGGACGCTTTTGCCTGCCTGAGCTGGGCTTCAAGTATTTTTGTATCCATCCGGGCCAGGATCTGGTCCGCCGCAACAAAATCACCCTCACGGCAAAAGATTTCGGCAATACGGCCCTGGTACTTTGTTGCGATGTCAACTTCGGTTGCTTCAATGCGACCGTTTCCCGAGGCAATGGTATCCGGTTTTTCCAACCCCCTGTTCCGGGACCACAACAAGACCATGGCCCCTGTAACTATCATCAGGGCAATCCAGAGAATCCACCCTTTCTTGAATATTTGTTTATTGTTAACCACGCCATAACCCTCCGGGTGAAATGTTTGTTCATGGATTCTACCGGATAGTTAACTGCAAAAAATATGCCACCTAAAAATTGCAAGCGGTAGTTGGCTGGAGATGCGAGACGCCGGGGATATTGGCAAAACAAAAAATATCCGGGCTGTGTCAGGAGAATTATCAAAGTGTAAAGTGCCTTATATTGGTAATGAAAAAAGCCGATGTAAAAAAGATCCAAAACTTGACCCAGATCAAAGACTTCCCATGGATTTTGTTTTAAACTATATGGCAATTGTAGAAAGAATGGGCCTTGGCATTGACAACCGGTGGGACGTGGGTATTGATGGACTTACACCGGGCGTTTGACAGGACTTCCAATTTTAAAAGGAGGTAAAATGAATTTCAGTCTACTTAATGAATGTGTTCAAACCTTAACCGATGAAGATGTCCTCGAGGCCATGAAAAAGATTCCCGGCTACCTGGACATCACCCCGTCTGATTTTCTCCAGATCTACCAGATTGCCTTTGACCATGCCGTATCACGGATAAAAACAGCCATCAAGGCGAATCAAATCATGACAAGGCAGGTTATTGTTGTTGGCGAAGATGCCCCGCTGGTTGAGGTGGCGACCCAAATGGCTGAAAATGACATATCCGGACTGCCCGTGGTGAACAAGGACAGGATCGTGGTGGGTGTCATCTCTGAAAAAGATTTTTTAAAGGGCATGAACGATCTTAAAACCCCCTCTTTCATGCGTGTCCTCCTGCAATGCCTTGACAACAGCCATTGTATTGAATCTTCTTTTAAAAACCTTTCAGCCGCAGAGATCATGTCATCTCCTCCCGTGACCGTTGAAACAACTGCATCCATTCTCGACGTGGCCAGCACCATGGACCGGTTTAATATAAACAGGGTTCCAGTGGTTGATGAAAACACGAAACTGGCAGGCATCATTGCCAGATCCGATCTTGTTCAAGCCATGTGCTGATGATATGGCAAAAGGAGACTTACATTGATATCTTATTTTAAAAAAATGTCCGGGGGAGGCCAGTGCCCGCCAAGGGTAAGACCCAGTGAAATTTTCTGGTCCTGGATCGGGGCATTTCTGGGAATAACCCCTGTGGCATTTCTGAATTACAATTTGTTTGCCGGAAGCGATTTTGTGTATATTATCGGTTCTTTCGGGGCATCTGCCGTTTTAATTTATGGGGCCGTCAGAAGCCCCCTGGCCCAACCCCGGAACCTGGTTGGCGGACACATTTTATCGGCATTCATCGGAGTCGCATCATACAAATTATTCTATCCATGTCCCTGGTTTGCAGCGGCCTTTTCCGTAGCAACGGCCATTGCATTCATGCATCTGACCCAGACACTGCACCCGCCCGGGGGGGCCACAGCATTGATAGCCGTCATCGGCAGCCAAAAAATCCATGCCCTGGGCTTCTGGTATATATTGATTCCAGTGGGAGTGGGTGTCATCATCATGTTAACCGTGGCCCTGATCGTCAACAACATGGCCAAAACCCGCAAGTATCCTGAATTCTGGATATAGGAGAGGTTACGTTCAATATCTAAAACACCCGGCCAACTAACGCTTGCAATTTTTAGATGACAAATCAATTGACAAATGGACCCGGTCATATTCTAACGTTTTTATTTACACCTAAAAAGGACAGATTATGCCAAACATTGAAAATCAAAAACTTGCAGTCATGATTGATGCAGACAACGCCCAGGCGTCAATCTGTTCGGAATTGCTGGCTGAGATTGCCAAGTTTGGCGTCGCCAGTGTAAAGAGGGCATATGGTGACTGGACCACCTCTCACCTGAAGGGATGGAAGGAACATCTGCATAAACATGCCATTCAACCCATCCAGCAGTTCAGCTACACAATCGGCAAGAATTCAACGGATTCCTCCCTGATTATTGATGCAATGGATCTGCTCCATGAACAGAGGCTGGACGGTTTCTGCCTGGTTTCGTCTGACAGTGACTTTACACGGCTTGCCACCCGAATCCGGGAATCGGGATTAACGGTTTATGGGTTCGGCGAAAAGAAAACCCCGGAAGCATTTGTTTCCGCCTGTGACAAATTCGTGTATACTGAGATTCTCAGGCCACAGAACAAAGATAATATACCCAGGGAGTCTGACGAGACCGAATTAAAGGCCATACTGGTGTCAGCCATTAATGCCGTGTCCAAGGATGATGAGTGGGCGCCCCTTGCCGGCGTTGGAGGCTATATAAACAAGAAATATCCATCCTTTGACTCAAGAAACTATGGATATGACAAGCTGGGCAAGCTGGTTGAGTCATTACCCTTTATTGCGGTAGACCGGCGCAAACCAGATGAAAACGCATCCATTGTGCATCTTTATATCCGGGCCACCACCGTGTAACCGGTTACAAAAAAACAATCCCCAAAGGGAGGCCGAATGAACAAGACACCAGGATTTGAGGATCGGGTAAAAGGTGCACTGTATGGCTTGTTCATTGGAGATGCCCTGGCAATGCCGGTTCACTGGTACTATGATACCAGAAAGCTGGCCAGGGATTACGGGCAGGTGAAAAATTATATGGCGCCGCGCAACCCCCATCCCGATTCCATTCTCTGGCGCTCTTCCTATTCACCCCAGAACAAGTCCGCTGACATCCTCCACGATCAGTCCCAATACTGGGGACAGCGGGGTATTCATTATCATCAGTTTCTCAAGGCCGGGGAAAACACTCTCAATCTTAAACTGGCCGGCGAACTGCTGAAGTTGCTTCAATTCCAGGGAGCATACGACCCAGAAGAATGGCTGACGCGCCTGGCCGCCTACAT
Coding sequences:
- a CDS encoding HPP family protein; this encodes MISYFKKMSGGGQCPPRVRPSEIFWSWIGAFLGITPVAFLNYNLFAGSDFVYIIGSFGASAVLIYGAVRSPLAQPRNLVGGHILSAFIGVASYKLFYPCPWFAAAFSVATAIAFMHLTQTLHPPGGATALIAVIGSQKIHALGFWYILIPVGVGVIIMLTVALIVNNMAKTRKYPEFWI
- a CDS encoding CBS domain-containing protein, which gives rise to MNFSLLNECVQTLTDEDVLEAMKKIPGYLDITPSDFLQIYQIAFDHAVSRIKTAIKANQIMTRQVIVVGEDAPLVEVATQMAENDISGLPVVNKDRIVVGVISEKDFLKGMNDLKTPSFMRVLLQCLDNSHCIESSFKNLSAAEIMSSPPVTVETTASILDVASTMDRFNINRVPVVDENTKLAGIIARSDLVQAMC
- the rbbA gene encoding ribosome-associated ATPase/putative transporter RbbA, whose product is MARGCSAQVFAMIPRADNPACVANIDNVSHYYGKTVALDGVDLNIPAGCMAGLIGPDGVGKSSLLALISGVRKIQQGRISVLGGDMGDRHHRARVCPSIAYMPQGLGRNLYMTLSVIENLVFFGRLFGRNRAERKKRTDELLAATGLQPFRDRPAGKLSGGMKQKLGLCCALIHDPDLLILDEPTTGVDPLSRRQFWQLIDTIRSRRRGMGVIVSTAYMEEAEGFDWLAAMDAGRIFATGSPGQLMEQTGTRDLDAAFIRLLPEEKRRGHKQLVVPPRISLDGGPPAIKAEGLTRVFGDFTAVDHVNFEIAQGEIFGFLGSNGCGKTTTMKMLTGLLPASEGRAMLFNSTVDANDLSIRKRVGFMSQGFSLYTELTVYQNLELHARLFHLPAERIPGRIQEVIQRFHLVDYENALSSSLPLGIRQRLSLAVAVIHGPEMLILDEPTSGVDPVARDQFWELLIELSRRDKVTIFVSTHFMNEAERCDRISLMHAGKVLASDTPAALIRARGKDTLQDAFIDYLETADKKISTLEPPTEESVLFDSRPRPGSGFSPLRLFGYAHRETLEIRRDPIRLTFALMGTVILMFIMGYGITMDVENISFAVLDYDQTPESFDYIQNISGSRYFVERPSIAGQAELEQRMRSSELSLAMEIPAGFGKDLKRGRVPEVGAWIDGAMPFRAETIAGYLQGMHYAYLSELAIRSIGRVPRTTMADIEIRYRYNQDFKSIYAMVPAVIPLLLIFIPAILMALGVVREKELGSITNLYATPVTRLEFLIGKQLPYIGVSMISFFGLVLLAIFVFGVPLKGSFMALTLGAVFYVTATTGLGLLMSAFTNTQIAALAVTAIVTLLAAVNFSGMTHPVSSMEGVGAVMGKFFPTTYFLIISRGVFTKALGFSELSRYFIALAAFIPVLTTLSLIFLKKQEK
- a CDS encoding double-cubane-cluster-containing anaerobic reductase, which produces MSEEHVSMWKHLGLNLTAHDALLKVLGDAYTDIYLAQKQRPDGMAYFDFVMSEVHGLRIKELLDEKEQGRKIIGSYCVFVPEEITLAANATLVGLCSGADFAMEEVEKYLPRNTCALIKSALGFKLGKVCPYLESADMVVGENTCDGKKKAYESLGPLLDNLYVMDLPQVKSDQGRTLLRSEYERFKVAVQDLTSVTITHESLKKAIQTVNAKRMALHRLARLRKADPVPISGLDALLANQVSFYDNPARFTESLNKICDELEKRIAANQGVSPKKNPRILMAGCPMAVPNWKLPWIVETSGAVIVGEESCVGERGIRNLTDDTGTTVDELMDAITDRYFKVDCAIFTPNSDRLNHIEEMAKDYQADGVIHYGLQFCQPYTMEAIPVENALDTKGIPSLRIETDYGMEDAGQLKTRIEAFIEMLK
- a CDS encoding efflux transporter outer membrane subunit is translated as MTRTRQWLPRSRMGHINPFFPCLNLSGLLLGFLLAGCAVVGPDYMVPDPGAPKGWNTALPKGLTAAPPDARTLAGWWSTFNDPALTKLIERAVAGNLDLGLGRARVREARARRGIARADVFPTMNVSGAAARVHTSSETDLGTANDLYDAGFDAGWELDLFGGVRRSVEVAEASFEASQEGLHDVMVSLLAEVALNYVEVRSFQTRLSLAEANQRAQEQTYGMVATRSQTGMTSNLDLEQARYNLEETRSQIPLLHAGLEQAKNRLAVLVGQNPGSLKDELAERKAIPTPPPTVAVGVPADALRRRPDIRKAERELAAQTAVVGVATARLYPRFTLAGSIGLEALSLANLFERESGTFGLGPSFQWNLFDAGRIRQNIEVQNAIQEQALLRYEASVLKALAEVEDTLTGYAEEQTRQRSLTAASGAAQRAVEIAQDQYRSGLTDFQNVLNGQRALLSLQDQLAQSQGAVASDLISLYKALGGGWTSLEPGIPGKNFPEP
- a CDS encoding NYN domain-containing protein, translated to MPNIENQKLAVMIDADNAQASICSELLAEIAKFGVASVKRAYGDWTTSHLKGWKEHLHKHAIQPIQQFSYTIGKNSTDSSLIIDAMDLLHEQRLDGFCLVSSDSDFTRLATRIRESGLTVYGFGEKKTPEAFVSACDKFVYTEILRPQNKDNIPRESDETELKAILVSAINAVSKDDEWAPLAGVGGYINKKYPSFDSRNYGYDKLGKLVESLPFIAVDRRKPDENASIVHLYIRATTV
- a CDS encoding ABC transporter permease, with translation MNKFANIYRLGVKELRILLRDPVLIVLIIWTFSGGIYSIATTASMELHNAPIAVVDEDQSQLSRRIINAFYGPYFKTSESIDRDGIDPGMDGGKYTFVVDIPPDFERDLLADRQPAIQVNVDATMVSQAFIGSSYIQNITSGEINEFVQGFRGESLLPIGLVVRTKFNPNRNSAWFGSVMEVINNITLLSIILTGAAVIREREHGTLEHLLVMPLTPFEIMMAKIWAMGLVVLTAAALSLHFMVQGVLGVPVAGSVGLFLFGAMLHLFSAAAMGIFMGTVSRSMPQLGLLMILVILPLQMLSGGITPHDSMPKVVQAIMALAPTTHFVSFAQAILYRGAGFDLVWPSFLAIIAIGSVFFMAALILFRRSINVTA
- a CDS encoding HlyD family secretion protein; this encodes MVNNKQIFKKGWILWIALMIVTGAMVLLWSRNRGLEKPDTIASGNGRIEATEVDIATKYQGRIAEIFCREGDFVAADQILARMDTKILEAQLRQAKASVEQVRHGRRFAQALVQQRTSELAVAKKDYQRSQATYESNKYAISARQLDHDRATMETAAALLAEARAQVLESEAMINISIAKTEEIEATLKDSILKTPIQGRVLYRLAEPGEVLGAGGKVLTVLDLTDVYMSIFLPTAQAGRVDIGAEARLVFDALPDIAVPARVSFVAPNAQFTPKAVETRTEREKLMFRIKVKIAPELLMGHLEKVKTGVPGVAYVRLDPQAQWPEDVQRRSLP